In Rhodothermales bacterium, the following are encoded in one genomic region:
- a CDS encoding plastocyanin/azurin family copper-binding protein, translated as MIKPVTLHGIAARQPKPLARVVGITVAAALLASCAEPRPMGDPLDHTPEEVGYYYQVVDIPIPEDIILEVGGLAVLPDGRPAVATRHGEVWLVDNAYGERPEAPAFTLFARGLHEPLGLLRHEGSLYTAQRGELTKMTDTDGDGRAENFETVYAWPLTGNYHEYSYGPLLMNNGNFFVSLNLGWFDRGESRAKWRGWALEITPKGEMTPMAVGFRSPAGIGILENGDIFYGENQGDWIGSGWMTHIETGDFLGHPGGLNWTSEPEWTHFQLAYDDIPNTGAPMAEAAKTIEPLKLPAVWFPHTIMGISTSAIIQDITDGGFGPYAGQVFVGDQGHSKLMRVFLEQVNGEYQGANFPFYEGFASGILRTAWGLDHSLFVGQTSRGWDATGKAPYALQRLVWTGNVPFEMKEVRAMPDGFEIVFTQPADPAAAGDPAMYTVQGFTYKYHNTYGSPAVDIQTLPVRHVEVSDNGLRARLVVDGLREGYIHEIRLGALPSQSGAPLLHDFAYYTLNAIPDGERLTVAGAHAAASEPASDVSAGLKHRTQPPASWNSGPELTLTLGTLPGLRFDEAQFEVKAGARVALTFNNNDDMLHNLVITAPDEADHVATEALNLGLRGQEMGYVPDAGAVLFFTSLLQPATTETIYFEAPSIPGDYPFVCTFPGHAATMRGILRVRA; from the coding sequence ATGATAAAGCCTGTTACGCTACACGGCATCGCCGCACGACAGCCCAAGCCGCTCGCTCGAGTGGTTGGGATTACCGTCGCCGCCGCCCTGCTGGCTTCCTGCGCGGAGCCTCGCCCGATGGGGGACCCTCTGGACCACACCCCGGAGGAAGTGGGGTATTATTACCAGGTGGTCGATATCCCCATCCCCGAGGACATCATCCTTGAAGTGGGGGGCCTGGCGGTTCTGCCAGACGGACGGCCCGCCGTGGCGACACGTCACGGGGAGGTCTGGCTGGTTGACAACGCCTACGGTGAACGCCCCGAAGCGCCGGCCTTCACGCTCTTCGCGCGCGGCCTGCACGAACCCCTCGGGCTGCTGCGCCATGAAGGGTCGCTGTATACCGCCCAGCGCGGCGAATTGACGAAGATGACCGATACGGACGGCGACGGACGCGCGGAAAACTTCGAGACGGTCTACGCCTGGCCGCTGACCGGCAATTACCACGAGTATTCGTATGGTCCGTTATTGATGAACAACGGTAATTTCTTCGTCTCACTCAACCTCGGCTGGTTCGATCGAGGGGAGAGCCGGGCGAAGTGGCGGGGCTGGGCGCTCGAGATCACCCCGAAAGGGGAGATGACGCCGATGGCCGTCGGCTTCCGCTCGCCGGCCGGCATCGGGATCCTGGAAAACGGCGACATCTTTTATGGCGAAAACCAGGGAGATTGGATCGGCTCCGGGTGGATGACCCACATCGAAACGGGCGATTTCCTGGGGCATCCCGGTGGATTGAACTGGACGAGTGAGCCGGAGTGGACCCATTTCCAGCTGGCGTACGACGATATCCCCAACACCGGCGCTCCGATGGCGGAGGCCGCGAAAACGATCGAGCCACTCAAACTGCCGGCCGTCTGGTTTCCGCACACCATCATGGGGATATCGACCTCCGCCATCATCCAGGACATCACCGACGGCGGCTTCGGGCCGTACGCCGGCCAGGTATTCGTCGGGGACCAGGGCCACAGCAAGCTGATGCGGGTTTTTCTGGAACAGGTCAATGGCGAATACCAGGGCGCCAACTTCCCGTTTTACGAAGGCTTCGCCTCGGGTATTTTGCGGACGGCGTGGGGGCTGGATCACTCCCTGTTTGTGGGCCAGACAAGCCGCGGATGGGATGCGACCGGCAAGGCGCCGTACGCGCTCCAGCGGCTCGTATGGACCGGCAATGTGCCTTTCGAGATGAAGGAAGTACGCGCCATGCCCGATGGCTTCGAGATCGTCTTCACCCAGCCGGCCGACCCCGCCGCCGCGGGGGATCCCGCGATGTACACTGTACAGGGCTTTACGTACAAGTACCACAACACGTACGGCAGCCCGGCAGTCGATATTCAGACGCTGCCGGTTCGCCATGTCGAGGTCTCCGATAACGGCCTGAGGGCACGCCTCGTGGTGGATGGCTTGCGTGAAGGCTACATCCACGAGATCCGCCTCGGTGCGCTGCCGTCCCAGTCGGGCGCGCCGCTGCTGCACGACTTCGCCTATTACACCCTCAACGCGATCCCGGATGGAGAGCGACTTACCGTGGCCGGCGCGCATGCCGCGGCGTCCGAGCCGGCGTCAGACGTCAGCGCTGGCCTGAAGCATAGGACACAGCCGCCGGCCAGCTGGAATTCTGGCCCCGAATTGACCCTCACCCTGGGCACGCTCCCGGGCCTGCGGTTCGACGAGGCGCAGTTCGAGGTGAAGGCCGGCGCCCGCGTGGCGCTCACGTTTAATAACAACGACGATATGCTCCACAATCTCGTCATCACCGCCCCCGACGAGGCGGACCACGTGGCCACGGAGGCGCTCAACCTCGGGCTGCGCGGGCAGGAGATGGGCTATGTGCCCGATGCCGGCGCCGTCCTGTTCTTTACAAGCCTTTTACAACCCGCCACCACCGAAACCATTTACTTCGAGGCGCCGTCGATCCCGGGCGACTACCCCTTTGTCTGCACCTTTCCCGGTCATGCCGCAACCATGCGGGGTATACTCCGCGTACGAGCCTGA
- a CDS encoding ThuA domain-containing protein produces MNSFQRIFFILLMPAILFGCSGARSTAVETMNAADPNAIRVLMITATNGFRHESIEASKTVMQAASDSTEFVIDMTENVEDLNDANLAKYDVLFFANSTLRVANDLTDSERVTARDPMVGDWGNYDLSYETTQGKATGKLAISGAPGSLTGYIKVGDAPAPLTVVTLAGRALTFSWIENDLGSGAATITATTQIDGDAMNGSVTVDGTDIVLTGTRTGPPRDSYEGTPVNHAQRAAIMRFVRSGKGVAVAHAGLDAFYGWSEYEAMVGGGLFKSNPWTQEVRVTIEEPTNPAVAHFGESFTINDEIYVLNNNPRWNSRVLASLDMASVGVTEEPSDQERNDYPISWIRKYDGGRVFVTKLGHFAEVWQNPAFVTHVLQGMRMAAGRVEADFGGRRVKEVIAADVWPDDIAVDDRGNVWIAELRGKIHRYDATTKQTRLLAEIKTTDPTGIEHGIYGIEVDPNFYAGEPYVYIFYAEPETFVNTLLRYEYRNDAIDFSTEKIILRVPTEPQCCHQAGDLEWGADGTLFISTGDTGYSGTRPEWEISEERVKAFAEKYDLNDTHWSRIVDSEHTSQNLTDLRGKVLRINKDGSIPKDNPLYGQPGVRWEIFAYGLRNPYRIKWDQETESLFIGVVGPDAVYDYDEYNVAQGGENFGWPRSIGRLFYNEWTPDMIPNFKPPIWEYRYDQGGARSATFGPVYRFKGAGAFPEAFQNKGFVYDWSRRWIKWGDIEEGTYTSDDERMVKNTPLQYSTRTTRLTNIKTFDQLTMSTPISMEVGPDGCIYVAEYDGFWDPGPNAQVTRYCWVND; encoded by the coding sequence ATGAACTCATTCCAGCGAATTTTTTTCATCCTCCTGATGCCGGCTATCCTCTTTGGCTGCTCCGGCGCCCGATCTACCGCCGTGGAGACGATGAACGCCGCCGATCCTAACGCCATACGGGTGCTTATGATCACGGCGACCAACGGCTTCCGGCACGAGTCGATTGAAGCCTCGAAAACCGTCATGCAAGCGGCAAGCGATTCCACCGAGTTCGTCATCGACATGACGGAGAACGTGGAGGACCTCAACGACGCCAATCTCGCGAAATACGACGTCCTCTTTTTCGCCAACTCCACCCTCCGCGTGGCCAATGACCTGACGGACTCGGAGCGTGTGACGGCGCGGGACCCGATGGTGGGCGACTGGGGCAACTACGACCTTTCCTACGAAACGACGCAAGGCAAAGCCACCGGCAAACTCGCCATCTCCGGCGCACCCGGCTCGCTTACCGGATACATCAAAGTGGGTGATGCCCCGGCGCCGCTGACGGTTGTGACGTTGGCCGGCCGTGCGCTCACGTTTTCGTGGATCGAAAACGACCTCGGCTCGGGCGCCGCGACCATCACGGCCACTACCCAGATCGATGGCGATGCGATGAACGGCTCCGTCACCGTCGACGGCACCGACATCGTGCTCACGGGCACCCGCACGGGCCCTCCCCGCGATAGCTACGAAGGGACGCCGGTGAACCACGCGCAGCGGGCCGCCATCATGCGGTTCGTGCGTTCGGGCAAAGGCGTCGCCGTGGCACACGCCGGCCTCGATGCGTTTTATGGATGGAGCGAATACGAAGCAATGGTCGGCGGCGGCCTCTTTAAGTCAAACCCGTGGACGCAAGAAGTCCGTGTAACCATCGAAGAGCCTACCAACCCGGCCGTGGCCCACTTCGGAGAATCGTTCACCATCAATGACGAAATCTACGTCCTCAACAACAATCCCCGCTGGAACTCCCGCGTGTTGGCCTCACTGGACATGGCAAGTGTCGGGGTGACGGAAGAACCATCGGATCAGGAGCGCAACGACTACCCGATTTCCTGGATTCGGAAGTACGACGGCGGACGCGTGTTCGTCACCAAGCTGGGCCACTTTGCGGAGGTCTGGCAGAACCCGGCGTTTGTTACCCACGTCCTCCAGGGGATGCGCATGGCCGCCGGCCGCGTCGAAGCCGACTTCGGCGGACGGCGCGTAAAGGAAGTGATCGCCGCGGACGTCTGGCCGGATGACATCGCGGTCGATGATCGCGGTAACGTCTGGATTGCTGAATTACGCGGCAAGATCCACCGCTATGACGCCACGACGAAGCAGACGCGCCTCCTCGCCGAAATCAAGACGACCGACCCGACGGGCATCGAACACGGGATCTATGGCATCGAGGTCGACCCAAACTTTTACGCCGGCGAGCCTTACGTCTACATCTTCTACGCGGAGCCCGAGACGTTTGTCAACACGCTGCTGCGGTACGAGTACCGGAACGACGCGATCGATTTTTCCACCGAGAAGATCATCCTCCGCGTCCCCACCGAGCCGCAGTGCTGCCACCAGGCTGGCGACCTCGAGTGGGGCGCCGACGGCACCCTCTTCATCTCCACCGGCGATACCGGGTACTCCGGCACCCGGCCCGAATGGGAGATCAGCGAGGAGCGCGTAAAAGCGTTCGCCGAGAAGTACGACCTGAACGATACGCACTGGTCGCGCATCGTGGACTCCGAGCATACCTCGCAGAACCTGACTGATCTCCGTGGCAAGGTGCTCCGCATCAACAAAGACGGTTCGATCCCGAAGGACAACCCGCTCTACGGCCAGCCCGGCGTCCGCTGGGAGATCTTCGCCTACGGCCTGCGCAACCCGTACCGCATCAAGTGGGATCAGGAGACGGAATCCCTGTTTATCGGCGTGGTCGGCCCGGATGCGGTGTACGACTACGACGAGTACAACGTCGCACAGGGCGGAGAGAACTTCGGGTGGCCGCGCTCGATCGGCCGGCTGTTTTACAATGAGTGGACTCCGGACATGATTCCGAACTTCAAGCCGCCGATCTGGGAGTACCGCTATGACCAGGGCGGCGCCCGCTCGGCTACGTTTGGACCGGTGTATCGCTTCAAAGGCGCCGGCGCATTCCCGGAGGCGTTTCAGAACAAGGGCTTCGTCTACGACTGGTCCCGCCGTTGGATCAAGTGGGGCGACATCGAGGAGGGCACCTATACCTCCGACGACGAGCGGATGGTAAAGAACACGCCGCTCCAGTACTCCACCCGCACCACGCGCCTGACGAACATCAAAACGTTCGATCAGCTCACCATGAGCACGCCGATATCGATGGAAGTCGGTCCCGACGGATGCATCTACGTGGCGGAATACGACGGATTCTGGGATCCAGGCCCTAACGCACAGGTCACCCGCTACTGCTGGGTGAACGACTGA
- a CDS encoding EamA family transporter, which yields MQATSTPPARWALVTALASVYIIWGSTYLAIRYAVETLPPLLLLGSRFGIAGGVMYLWLRMRGGERPTFVQWRRATLVGTLMLGFGTGTLAWATKFIPSGLAALLITTVPMWMALLDWLWKKGAPPNRLTIIGFIVGAVGVALLFDTGSILAGDGLNVAAAAATLLGGICWAVGSLHGRNAGLPADPFLSTAMQMLGGGLMLTLAGLVAGEAAEIHLASFTMRSVLSWAYLLVFGSFIGFSAYVWLLTHTTPTVATTYAYVNPGVAILLGWALGGETVTWRMGVALVLLVSAVAIINIFGRNRAKKPASFPPPPNPAAAPSDQPVGRVSEA from the coding sequence ATGCAGGCTACCTCGACACCACCGGCACGCTGGGCGCTCGTCACGGCGCTTGCCAGTGTGTACATCATCTGGGGATCGACGTATCTGGCCATACGGTACGCGGTCGAAACGTTGCCCCCGCTGCTGCTGCTGGGGAGCCGGTTCGGCATCGCCGGCGGCGTCATGTACCTGTGGCTCAGGATGCGCGGCGGCGAGCGTCCAACCTTCGTCCAGTGGCGGCGGGCGACCCTCGTCGGCACCCTGATGCTCGGTTTTGGCACCGGCACCCTCGCCTGGGCGACGAAGTTTATCCCGTCGGGCCTTGCCGCCCTGCTCATCACGACTGTGCCGATGTGGATGGCGCTGTTGGACTGGCTCTGGAAAAAAGGCGCACCACCTAACCGGCTGACGATCATCGGGTTCATCGTGGGTGCGGTGGGCGTGGCGTTGTTGTTCGATACCGGGTCGATTCTGGCCGGCGATGGACTCAATGTCGCCGCGGCGGCGGCCACATTATTGGGCGGGATTTGCTGGGCGGTGGGGTCGCTGCATGGCCGCAACGCCGGTCTCCCCGCCGATCCGTTCCTCTCCACCGCCATGCAGATGCTCGGCGGCGGCCTGATGCTGACGCTGGCCGGCCTGGTCGCCGGCGAGGCGGCGGAGATCCACCTGGCCTCCTTCACCATGCGCTCCGTGCTGAGTTGGGCCTATTTGCTGGTTTTTGGCTCGTTCATCGGGTTCAGCGCGTACGTCTGGCTCCTCACCCATACCACACCGACCGTGGCAACGACATACGCCTACGTCAATCCGGGCGTGGCTATTCTGCTGGGCTGGGCGCTGGGAGGCGAGACAGTGACCTGGCGCATGGGCGTGGCGCTGGTGCTGCTGGTTAGCGCCGTGGCGATCATCAATATCTTCGGAAGAAACCGGGCAAAGAAGCCGGCGAGTTTCCCCCCGCCACCCAATCCCGCCGCGGCCCCGTCGGATCAGCCCGTAGGTCGGGTTAGCGAAGCGTAA